The Kribbella sp. HUAS MG21 genome includes the window GGCTGCTGGGGCGGCTCTGCTACGGCCCTGGTCACGACCGCGCCGAGACGTGGGTCGCCGTACGGGACTGGCTCGGTAAGCCGCTGGTGCTCGAAGGCGACGCCGAATCCCTCGCCAGCCGCTACCTGACCGCCTACGGCCCGGCGACGGCGCGGGACTTCGCCACCTGGTCAGGCCTCCCGGTTCCGGCGGCTCGCGCGGCGATCACCTCGGTGGCCTCGGCCTCCTTCGAGGTCGAGGCCACCGAGCTGCACGCCATCGAAGATCTCCCCGGCTGCCAGGACGTCCGGATGCTCGGCGAGTTCGACGCCTACCTGCTCGGCTACCAGAACCGGCTGCAGGACCTGCCGGCCTCCATCTTCCCGGGCGGCGGCATGCTGCGCCCCGCGGTGGTCAGGGCCGGCCGGGCCATCGGGACCTGGCGGCACGCCGACCTCGCGGTGGAGCTCTTCGAACCCGCGGAGCTCACCGCCGAGCTAGACGACCTGGCTCGGTTCGGCGCCGGCTGAAACGTACTGGCGCAGGTGGTCGGCGGTGACGGTCGGGCTGCTCTCGACCAGATCCGCCGGAGTGCCCGTGAACACCACCTGACCGCCCGCGTGCCCGGCGCCGGGCCCGATGTCGATCAGCCAGTCGGCGTGCGCCATGACGGCCTGGTGGTGCTCGATGACGATCACCGTGTTGCCCTGGTCGACGAGCGTGTCGAGCATGCTGAGCAGCTTGTCGACGTCGGCCAGGTGCAGGCCGGTCGTCGGCTCGTCGAGGATGTAGATCGAGCCGGTGCGACC containing:
- a CDS encoding crosslink repair DNA glycosylase YcaQ family protein; its protein translation is MARRSVDWLLAARMQANCLARPVHEAGPGGVADVVRRTGGLQAQTWRGASYAVRARSTATTLADVTHAQETERSVVRGWFQRGTLQLVATEDAGPLLGLLGPKLIKDTERRYGELGLTERVRAEAADVLEDWLLAHGPAGRAELADVLVRAGLIAEPKGQAVYALIRHTGLLGRLCYGPGHDRAETWVAVRDWLGKPLVLEGDAESLASRYLTAYGPATARDFATWSGLPVPAARAAITSVASASFEVEATELHAIEDLPGCQDVRMLGEFDAYLLGYQNRLQDLPASIFPGGGMLRPAVVRAGRAIGTWRHADLAVELFEPAELTAELDDLARFGAG